A section of the Longimicrobium sp. genome encodes:
- a CDS encoding Uma2 family endonuclease — MATQPAVRGWTYEEFANLPDDGNRYEVIAGELYVTPSPTSIHQRVIMRLGALIEVFTQEHGLGTLFSAPYDVIFGEGDYLEPDLLFVRREREEIVKDHAMVGAPDLVVEVLSPSTSRRDRGLKRERYAAYGVPEYWIIDTDLVKVDVYRLSGGDLRRTEVATDFLRWRPAPGGPELVIDIPHLMRAPTDYSRPRRPN, encoded by the coding sequence ATGGCCACACAGCCGGCGGTCCGCGGATGGACGTACGAGGAGTTCGCCAATCTCCCCGATGATGGCAATCGCTACGAAGTCATCGCCGGAGAACTGTACGTGACCCCATCACCGACGAGCATCCATCAGCGAGTGATCATGCGCCTCGGCGCGTTGATCGAGGTGTTCACGCAGGAGCACGGGCTCGGAACGCTGTTCAGCGCGCCGTACGACGTGATCTTCGGCGAGGGCGACTATCTGGAGCCGGACCTCCTGTTCGTAAGGCGCGAGCGTGAGGAGATCGTCAAGGACCACGCGATGGTGGGCGCACCGGACCTCGTGGTCGAAGTTCTCTCGCCCTCGACCTCGCGGCGCGACCGGGGCCTCAAGCGCGAGCGGTACGCGGCGTACGGCGTCCCGGAGTACTGGATCATCGACACCGATCTGGTGAAGGTGGACGTCTACCGGCTCAGCGGCGGCGATTTGCGCCGGACGGAGGTCGCTACGGACTTCCTGCGGTGGCGCCCCGCTCCCGGTGGCCCGGAGCTGGTCATCGACATTCCGCATCTGATGCGGGCGCCCACGGACTACT
- the hutH gene encoding histidine ammonia-lyase has product MRQIEIDGDSLTLEQIEQVATDLDTRVVLASGSDERIQRSRDVVERALASGAVVYGVTTGFGRLAETPIPPDRLEELQLNLIRSHACGVGVPLSRAETRAIVLLRANVLAKGFSGVRPVVVQRLLDLLNHGIHPVIPEQGSVGASGDLAPLSHLALVLIGEGQAEVDGEVLPGAEALARAGLEPLRLRAKEGLALNNGTQVMAGIGALLVRGAERAVEAAEVAGAMSLEGLRGTPDAFHPAIMRARPHPGQAASAERLRALLADSEIRESHRHGDPRVQDAYSIRCMPQVHGAARSALAYVRQVIEIEANSATDNPLIFPDEGPDGLVISGGNFHGQPIAQVLDLLAMALTDLCSISERRTERLVNPDLSGDLPAFLTRDPGVCSGFMIAQITAAALASENKVLSHPASVDSIPTGANKEDHVSMGAHGAIKARRVLRNTEGVLAVELLCAAQALEFRKPLRPGRGVERAYQKLRAAIGHLDADRALAPDIESAAALVREGALIDL; this is encoded by the coding sequence ATGCGGCAGATCGAGATCGACGGCGACAGCCTGACGCTGGAGCAGATAGAGCAGGTAGCCACGGACCTGGACACCCGCGTGGTGCTGGCCTCCGGCAGCGACGAGCGCATCCAGCGCTCGCGCGACGTGGTGGAGCGCGCGCTGGCCAGCGGCGCGGTGGTCTACGGCGTGACCACCGGGTTCGGCCGCCTGGCGGAGACGCCCATTCCGCCCGACCGGCTGGAAGAGCTGCAGCTGAACCTGATCCGCAGCCACGCGTGCGGCGTGGGCGTGCCGCTGAGCCGGGCCGAGACGCGGGCCATCGTGCTGCTGCGCGCCAACGTGCTGGCGAAGGGCTTTTCCGGCGTGCGCCCCGTGGTGGTGCAGCGGCTGCTGGACCTGCTGAACCACGGCATCCATCCCGTGATCCCCGAGCAGGGCTCCGTGGGCGCCTCGGGCGACCTGGCGCCGCTGTCGCACCTGGCGCTGGTGCTGATCGGCGAGGGGCAGGCCGAGGTGGATGGCGAAGTGCTGCCGGGGGCGGAGGCGCTGGCCCGCGCCGGGCTGGAGCCGCTTCGCCTGCGCGCCAAGGAGGGGCTGGCGCTGAACAACGGCACGCAGGTGATGGCCGGCATCGGTGCGCTGCTCGTGCGCGGCGCCGAGCGCGCGGTGGAGGCGGCCGAGGTGGCGGGCGCCATGTCGCTCGAGGGGTTGCGCGGCACGCCGGACGCCTTCCATCCCGCCATCATGCGTGCCCGCCCGCACCCGGGGCAGGCGGCCAGCGCCGAGCGCCTCCGCGCCCTGCTGGCCGACAGCGAGATCCGCGAGTCGCACCGGCACGGCGACCCGCGGGTGCAGGACGCCTACTCCATCCGCTGCATGCCGCAAGTACACGGCGCCGCGCGCAGCGCGCTGGCGTACGTGCGCCAGGTGATCGAGATCGAGGCGAACAGCGCCACCGACAACCCGCTGATCTTTCCCGACGAGGGGCCGGACGGGCTGGTGATCTCGGGCGGCAACTTCCACGGACAGCCCATCGCGCAGGTGCTGGACCTGCTGGCGATGGCGCTGACCGACCTGTGCTCCATCTCCGAGCGGCGCACGGAGCGGCTGGTGAACCCGGACCTGTCGGGCGACCTCCCCGCCTTTTTGACGCGCGACCCCGGCGTGTGCTCCGGCTTCATGATCGCGCAGATCACGGCGGCGGCGCTGGCCAGCGAGAACAAGGTCCTCTCGCATCCCGCCAGCGTAGACAGCATCCCCACCGGCGCCAACAAGGAAGACCACGTGTCGATGGGCGCGCACGGGGCCATCAAGGCCCGCCGCGTGCTGCGGAACACCGAGGGGGTGCTGGCGGTGGAGCTGCTGTGCGCCGCGCAGGCGCTGGAGTTCCGCAAGCCGCTGCGCCCGGGGCGTGGCGTGGAGCGCGCGTACCAGAAGCTGCGCGCCGCCATCGGGCACCTGGACGCGGACCGCGCCCTAGCGCCCGACATCGAGTCCGCCGCAGCGCTGGTGCGCGAGGGCGCATTGATCGATCTTTGA